Below is a window of Prosthecobacter algae DNA.
TGAGGGCGGTGATGGGCGGGCTGTTGAAGGCCTCCTCCAGCGCACGCGGCTGGGGTGACCAGCGATTCCGATGAGCGACAAGGAGGAGGGCGCTGGCATCCTCCGGCAGCAGGGGCGGATCTGCCCGGCAGACGAGCACGGCGGTGAGAGTGACGGGGCAGTCTAACCATTTATCCAACACGGCCTGCGGCTCCCGCCAGGGCAGGCGGGCGATGGCGTAGCCGCTGGGCGTGCTGATTTCCACCAGCATGGGCGCGCCATCCAGCGGGGGTACGGAGATGCGGCGGATGACGCCGGAGACGCGGGCGAGGTGGCCATCCAGCCGGAGCTGGGCGGCATCGTCCAGGTCAAAGGGCAGGGCGGGGAAGGTGCTCTTTTCCTCCGGGATGAGGGTAATCCTAGGCGGGCCAAAGGTGGCGCGGCTGCCCAAGATCATGGCCAGGCCCTGGCGGCGGGTGAGGTAGCCTTCCACCTCCACGGTATCCCCCGGCGCAGGCAGATGGATGGCGGGTCGGCTGCGGGGATCGTACCCGATGCCGCCGGAGCTGTCCTGCACGTAGGCGATGCCGAGGCGGTGATTGGTAAAGGTGACGGTGCCGCGCACCCGCACGGGGTCTGTGACATCGCGGCGAAACATGCGGGCCTTGGCTTCGGCGATGGTGATGAGGGGCAGGCTGCTGGCGCGGGGCGGGCTGGTCTGGGCGGCAGGCGGGCTTTGGGGGAGGGGCGGCTTCGCGGTGGGAGCCAGCGCTGCGGTGGGGGTGGCAGTGGGGGCATCTGCTGGGTTGGCCGAGGGACGAGTGACGACGGCGGGGGCCTGGCTGCGGTAAAGCGGGGCCGTGTTTTTGAGGGCGGTGGCCGGGCTGGGGTTCGACTGGGCTGAGGGCGCGGTGAGACCGGGTGTGGCCGGGATTTGGCCGGGCGCCGCCGCGTTTGTGGGGCTGGTTTCAGCGGCGGGCTTGCTGGGCGGCACGGGTCCTTGAGTGCTGCCGATGCTCCCCCCTGGCTGGACTGCCTGCAAGCAGACGAGCCAGCCCAGCACGACGAAAAAGACGCCGCTGCAAAGGGTGGTGGCAGATGTGGTGGTCATCTGAAGATCCCAAGTGTGACAAATTCGTGGGTGCCCTGGCAAGCGGCTTTTTTAACGATGCTCAGAATAATGGTATTTGAGCTGCATAAAATGGCGAAGGCGAGCGGTCAGTCCCATTGTTGAACAAGTTTTTAGCTTAGGTGAAAATCTAAAAATAAGGAAGCCCAATGAATGAACCAGGGCACAATCTCTGGGGAGGAAGCCTTCTTCACTTCCTCCAGGGACGCGCTTGGGAGAAACGCGGGACCAAGTCGTGTCTCCCGCAGGTCCTTGTACTTCTCCCATGATTTTGCAGCCCGCAGCGCTCCTCCTTGGAGCCGTCTATCCTCTAGCCAGGGCTACCGCCGTGGGCTGAATCGCCGACCTGTTTAATCCTCGCAGGCGACCTCGGCCTCACCTGGATATTCAGATAAATACAAAGACATGCCCAAGTCAGCCATGGACCGCATCATTTCGGGCGCGATGGTAGCACCTCCTCCAGTCGCACCACGGCGAATCATGAATCCAATGTCGGCCACATACTTGCCGGGCTGAAGTTTGGGCTGGGACGCGGCGAGCCACTTCTCCAAGGTATGTAGCTGTTCAGGAAGGTTCCAAATATCGCCACAGATCTGGTCAATTTTGCCGACAGAGGTGTCCTCTGAGTAAATGTGGATAGGCACGCGGCGTGCAATTAAGAATAAACACAGGCCCCAGCCGCACCGGTGGGTGAGGATGTGGCGAGTCCTAAACAACGAAACAAAGCCGCAGCATCAGCGCGCCTTGAGGAGATCGCGGATCTCCTTGAGCAACTGCACATCTTCCGGGACTGGCGGCGGGGCGGCGGGTTCGGCAGGCTTGGCGCGTAGGGCGCGGATCTTGTTGATCGGCTTCACAAAGATAAAGAAAACGACGGCGGCCAAGAGCAAAAAGTTCAGGATGCCATTGCCCAGGTCCCACACCCCCTGAATAAAGGATGGCAAGGCGTCATTGCCTTTGACCATTTCAACGACGGGGCCGATGACGCCTTTGACGACGCCATCCACCAGCTTGCCGAAGGCGCCGCCGATGACCACGCCGACGGCGAGATCCACGATGCTGCCGCGCATGACGAACTCTTTGAACTCACTGACGATGCTCATAATAGTAATGTGTTGGTTGGGTGATTCAGGATTCGACCTGATGGATGGTGAAATGACCAGCCAAATCTTTGCCAAGATGTGAAGGATTTGTCTCCATGTGCATTCGGCGCATGATTTCCAGCGGTCTTTTTTCCAAAGTCACGCGGAGCTGATGCTGACCTTGCGTGAACACCTCGGTCTCTGTCCAGCGGGGTGCGTGGCGAAAGACGGCCTGGGAAGGGGAGTAAAGGGCGAGACGACCGATGTTTTCATCGATCAGTTCGGACTGGGCCTTGCCGGTGAGATGGCAGACGGCGACATGGCAGCCCAGCTCGATGGCGCGGGCGGAGGCACAGCGGTCCACGCGCTCCACGCCGAGGATGCTTTCAGTGGCGCTGGGGCAGAGGATGAGGTCCACGCCATCGCCCCGCAGGCGGGCGGAGATCTCGGGAATCTCGATGTCCAGGCAGATGACGACGGCGATGCGGAAGCCCTGAAACTCCCACAGGTAAAGGATGCCACCGGGGCTGAAGACGCTCTCCCAAGGGGTGAGGTGCAGCTTGTCCTGATGGCTGAGCTGACCCTGGCAGAGGATGGGGGCGCGATTGAAGATGCGATGGGTATCCGGATCGGCAAAGGGGGCGGTGCCCAGCACGGCGGCCTTGCCTGGCACATCCAGCCGCTGGCGGAGGCTGGGCACAAGCGTGTGCCAAAAAAGCCGCGACAGGGTGTGGTAGTGGCTGGGGTCTCCAGGTTGCTGCGGCATCAAGGCCTCCAGCCCCATCCAGGTGAACTCGGGGAGCAGTACCAGATCGGCCCCGCTGTCCCAGGACTGCCGCACCACACGCACCACTTCATCGGCAAAGGCGGCGGGGCTGTCGCAGGGATGACCGGGGTCAAAGGTGAGGAGGTCGAGGATCATGAGGCCGATGAAGGAGTGAGCCGCCAATGAAACGCCAAAGGCTGGGCTGCGCTACTTCAGTTCTTTGGTCCAGAAGGTCAATGTTTTAGCGGACTCGGCAGCCTCATGCACTTCCTTCCAATGAAAGGTGGCCTGCATGCCGGGCTGCTTTTGGTAACCCTGGGAGATCCAGAAATCATCCAGCGGGCGGTAGTCTTGAGGGCGCAAAGGATGGTCTTGCGGGCGATCCACCGCACAGAACGTGGTGAGCCCCAGGCTAAGTGACCGGGCGTGGTTTTCACGATGCTTGAAGAACTGCCTACCCAGTCCGCGTCCACGATATTGGGGGAGAAGGATAGATTCCCCAAGGTAGCAGATGCGTGAGATGTCATGTCCTGCTTTGACAAAGGCCTCCTGAAATTCGGGGCCTTCATCGGCCATGGGCATGCAGGTGGTTGCGCCCACCACGGCATCGCCATGAATGGCGAGCACGGCGAGGCTGCGCTCTGCCTCCAGATACACCTTCAGGTAGTCGCGTTCATAATCCAGGCTGCCATCATAAAGGTACGGGTAGTCCCTGAAGACGGTGATGCGAAGGGCCCCAAGAGCATCCAGGTAGGGCTCGATCTGCTTTCCCTGTACGGTGATGAGGCGCAGCATGTTGAATCAGTAACGGTGGGGGGAGGTAGAAAGTTAGATCGAGGGTGCAAATGAATGCACAAAAGACTCACAAGACCTGTGAAATCATTCTTTTCATCCGCGCGAACAAGTCTGCGTTCAAGGCTTGAATGCCTGGTTTTGCTGCTAAAGTTCAGCACATGAATCCCTCTCAGTTTATCTGGCTCAATGGCCGCCTTCAGTCTCTTGAAGAAGCCCGGCTCTCACCGCTGGATCACGGTCTGCTGGTGGGAGATGGTGTGTTTGAAACCCTGGTGGCACGCGGGGGCAGGCCCTTTGCCGCACGGGAGCACTATGCGCGGTTACAGCGGTCCTGCGACGTCACCGGACTTCATTGTATCTCGGAAGAAGTCTTCGAAGAAAGCATGCGGGAAGTGATGGCTGCGAACGGGCTGGTGGATGCGCGGGTGCGGGTGACGCTGACCAGTGGGGACGGGCCGCTGGGCTCTGATCGCGGAGCCGGGCGCGGCACGGTGCTGGTAGTGGCCACGCCGCTGAAACCCTGGCCGCCCACGGAGAACGTGCAACTGGCCCCCTGGACGCGGAATTCACGCGGGGCGCTGGCTGGGGTGAAAAGTGTCTCCTATGGTGAGAACGTGCGCGCCCTCATGTATGCGAAGGAACGTGGCTGCGGGGAGGCGCTGGTGGTGAACGAGTCTAACCAACTTTGCGAAGGGACGGGGTCCAATGTGTTTGTGGTGCTGGAGGGGCGGCTGCTGACGCCGCCGCTGTCCTCCGGCTGCCTCGCGGGCATTACCCGCCAGCTTGTCCTGGAGGCCTGTGTGAAGGAGGGCATCGTGTGCCTGGAGGAGGACCTGCCTGCTGTGGTGCTGGAGGAGTGCGAGGAGGCCTTTCTCACCTCATCCACGCGGGATGTGCATCCGATCGCGGGACTGAATGGCCGCAGCCTCAAGGCCCCTGGACCGGTGACACTGGCCGTGCAGCAGGCCTTTGCCCGCCAGTATGGGCTGGGGTGAGTCAGGGGAGGGGGGGCGGGAAGTTCGTGCGCATCCAAAGTACTCTAGTGCTTTAGCACGCGTGTGGGCCGAGGGTTCTGCGAGGTCGAATGACTGAACAAGACGGGTGCGAGCTGAAGCTCTGGAGTACTTTCCGGCAGGCGGCAGCCAAAGTACTCTCGTGCTTTAGCACGCGGGTGGGCGGAGAGTTCTGCAAGAGCCAATGACCGAACGTGACGTGTACGAGCTGAAGCTCGGGAGGACTTTCCGGCAGGTGCCCAGGCGGCTACGAGACTGCCTGAAAATCAGCCTAGTGGCGGGCCACCACTTCAGTGCCGTCCTTCACGGAATCAGGCGGGTGCATCAGCACACGGTCACCAGCTTTGAGGCCCTGGATCACCTGGGTCCATTTGCCATCGCTGCGACCGGTTTCCACCGTGGTGACGCGGGCCTTGTCCTGATCAAAAACAAAAGTGCGCCACACGGAGCCTTCGCGGAAGAGGGCCCCGCTAGGCACCTGCAGGACGTCGTCCTCATGCCAGACGGCCACGCGTACTTCCACGCGGAAGCGGTCGCCCAGCGGGGTGCCTTTGAGCCCGGCGGGATCGAGGTCGCAGAGGACGATGACGCGCTGCTCCTCTACGCCCAGGGCGGAGACTTTGGTGAAGGCTGCTGGCTCAACGCGGCGGACGGTGGCCTTCAGCGGGGCGTCACCACCCCACTGTTCGATGCTGGCCGGGGCACCTGGGCGTATGAGCACGGCATCGCGGGAGAGGATTTCGGCCTCGACTTCCAGGTCGGCCACGTCGCCGATCTCCAGGATCGGGGCACCGGCGGCGATGATCATGGCGCTCTCTTGCTCCACTCGCAGCACACGACCGCTGACGGGGGCGCGCAATTCCACGGGCGTGCTGTCGCCGCCGGGGCTGGTCATCTGTAGCAGGGCGGCCTTGGCCTGGGTGAGCTCATACTCGGCCACCTTCAGGGCGAACTCTTGGGAGCGGACCTCGCGGCTGCGCATCTCGGCCTCGCGCTGGATGTTGTCGCGGTCGGTGATGGAGATGCTGCCTTCGGTGGCATTGGACTTCACGCGGTCCCAGTTGGCCTGGGCAAAGCGCGCAGCGGTGCGAGTCATTTCCAGGCCTTCGGAGGCCTGCTGGAGCGCCGCCTGGGTGGAGGCGATGCGGGCATCGGCCTGGGCCTTGGTGCGGGCATCAATGAGCGGTGCGATGCCGGGCTCGATGAGGGTGAGCACGGTTTCGCCGGCCTTGACTTCATCGCCAGCTTTCAGGGGCACACGGCGCATGCTGCCGGTGACGGGGGCGGCCACGATGTAGCGGTTGCGGATGCGGGTCTTGCCCTCCTCCATCACATGCACGGTGAGGGGGCCGCGCTTCACCTCGGCCAGCTCTACCGGCGTGGGGCGGGGGCGTAGGCCGTAGATGACGAGTCCGAGCACGCCGAAGCCCACAGACCAAAGAACGATCTTGCGGAACAAGCCACGCTTGGACGGAACTTTTTTCGCTTCCCACGGTGGGGTGGGGGATTTGCCTGACTGCTCCTCGTTAGCCATGTTTTTTCTATGTAAGCCAGACTCTTGAACAGAGCAGGTGAAATTTTACGTTTGAGGGCAGGTAGCTACGGCTTGCACAATGCTTGCCAGCGGCTGCGGACTGTTTATTCTGACTCTTCATGAAAGCTTCTCTCTTTGTGTTTCTGGTTCTGGGTGCCTGCCGCGTCATCGCAGCAGATGCTGTTTCTTTATTCGATGGAAAGTCCCTCGCCGGATGGACCGGACCTGATGGTGCCAAGCCAGGTGCTGGCTGGGTGGTGGTGGATGGAGAACTGCACCTGAATGGTGAAAAGGGAGGCAATCTGTTGTCCGAAAAGGAATACACGAACTTTGCGCTGGAGTGGGAATGGAAGGTGGAAGAAGGCGGCAACAACGGCATCAAATATTGGGTGACGAAGGTCGGTGGTAAAGAGTGGCTGGGCATTGAGTATCAGATGATCGACGATGCGAAGCATCCCGATGGCCTTAAAGGTGGCAGCCACACCACGGCCTCCATCTATGACATCAAGGCCCCGGCGGCGGACAAGCCGCTGAATCCCCCCGGCCAGTGGAACAGCAGCCGCGTGGTGGTGCAGGACGGCAAGATCGAGCATTGGCTGAATGGCAAGCTGGTCTGCGCGGCAGATACCACCACGGATGCGTGGAAGACGATGATCGCAGGCAGCAAGTTCAAGTCCAAAGAAGGCTTTGCCCCCGGCAAGGGCCGCATCATGCTGACCGACCACCACGACAAGGTGTGGATGCGCGGCCTCAAAATCACGGAGAAGTAAGCGCCGAAAAGACAGTCAATTTATGGACGGATCTTCCGCGAGGAAGATCCGTTTTTTGTTGGCGGGCTGGAAGTGGATAAAGTGGAGCGCGGAGACTCTTCTCCGCCTTCATGATTCAGCGGCGCAGCCGCCAAGATTCTCAACGAAAGGACAAAATCTAATAGACATCCTATCTCCAAAGAGATTCGGTTTGGCGGCTGCGCCGCAAGGGTTTTAAAAGCGGAGAAGAGTCTCCGCGCTCCTCTCATGTCGCTTTCTCCAAGAGGCCCATGAGATCTGACTTCAAGGGATCAATCACACGCGCATTAGTTGTGTTCGGCCTCCCTCAGGCCGCGGCGCGGAGGGGTGGGTGCCAGGCGTTGCGCACGGCAAAGTTTTCTGCTGCGGGCACCTGCCAGACGAGGTATTTGGACAGCATCTTCATAAGGCTGCGACTGTAGCCGCTGCGGGTGTAGCCCCCTGAGGCCATGCTGGCGATGTGGAAGGTGGAGTGCCGCTCCATGACGCTAGCGATGTTAAAGGGGGATGGCTTCATGGCCAGGTTCTTGCCCGCAAGATGGATCTGGAAAATGCGGCCATCGTAAAAGTAGCGCACGAGGTCCGTCCACGCCTGGTGCCACTCCACAATGCGGCGGCTGTAACGATCCAGGGCGCGGGCGAGGGCGGCGGGATTGTGGAGGATTTGCGTGCCTTTGGAAAAGACGCATTCGTCGAGTTGGCGCGCGCCCTCTAGCGACATGAAGAGGCCGGGGGAGAGCATGGGATCCACAAAGCCGTAGGCATCCCCCAGCAGCACCCAGCCGGGGCCGTGGCCCTGTTGGGAGAGGAGCTGGTAGTTGGTGTAAGTCATCACCGGGGAGACCCGGCGGGCACGGCTGCCTTTGGCGGCGAGGATGGGCTCCTGCCGGATGGCGTTTTCCAGGCGTTCTTCGGCGGTGGCTCCCAGGGTGGGGGCGTGGGCTTTATTCACCACGATACCCACGGAAAGGCGGCCGGGCAGGGGGATGCGCCAGCTCCACCCAGCGCGGAGGACGGAGATGATGACCTGGCCGGGCTCCACTTCGTCATGGTCGAAGTCTTCAAAGTGGGCGAAGTAGGCGATGTCGTCCCGCTCGCCTCGGACGGCGGGGATGTTCATGCTGCGGGCGAAGGTGCGGGCGCGGCCGGAGGCATCTACCAGCAGGGGTTTGGCATCGGGCGGCAGGCCCGCTTTTGCCAGGCTGTCTGCACTCAGGCGCAGGGTGGGCTGGCCGTTTTCCACGCTGGGTTCCAGGGTGGCCCGGGCATGGACAAAACGGGCACCGAGTTCCTCAGCCCGCACGCGCAGGAGGTTGTCCAGTTCGGGGCGCGGGGTGTTGTAGGAGTAGGGGGGCAGGTGGCCCTCCACATTTTTGAAGCTGAAGTGGATGCGCGGGCCGTCATCGGTGACGAAGAAGGAGGCTCCGGGCTTGCGGGTGGACATAGCGGCCACGCGCTCCTCAATGCCGAGCTGACGAAAAACGGGGACGACACCGGGTATGAGGGATTCGCCGACGAGGAGGCTGGGGCGTTTGTCATCATCGAAGACAACGCAGGCAATGCCGCGCTGGGCCAGCAGGGCGGCGAGGGTGCAGCCAGCAGGTCCGGCACCTACAATCACGACTTCCGGGGAATTCTCCATCATCACAGACATCATGCCATTTTACGCCCGCTCTTCAAGGCGGGCATCAGGCATTTGCATGAAGAGGCCGAATTTCGCTTTTTTGGAGTGGCCCGAAACCTGGCTAGAAAGCCAGTTCGGTCTGGAATTTTAAACCCCTTCCATGATATGAATGCCAGACATCTTACATTTTCGGAAATGCGTGGCGGTGATTTATGGATGCCCTGTCAGACAAAAACTTTTTTTCCCATGGGGGAGCCTTGGCGGTGGTATTTTTGGTAGCGTTTTTTCTCCGTTTGAACTCACTAGCTTGCTTTCGGAGAGAGGACTTTTTCAAGTTAGTAGCTGAGGGTGAAGCGAGTAACTGGTGACTTAGATTGGAGGAAGTAAGCGGAGATAAAATGAAGCTTGAAGTGCAGGGTGAATTCTTGATTTCGCGGGCGGCAACTGGCCTGATAGCTAGGAATGAAGCTGGAAAAGGAGGTCAGCCTAACAGGGTGTTTTTTCGAATTTTTGATGATTTTTGGCAGGGCTTTCATATGAAAAATCTTGAAATGTCAGTCAGATGATTTTTTCGAGTCACGAGCTGGTCGGTGTCGCTCGTGAATCACATGTGTTTACAATGTGTAGTAAGTCGATAAATTAGGACTCTATATACTGCATTTCAGATCTTGAATTATCTTGTTGACCGCCGTGAAGGTTGTCTGCAAACAGGGGGCTGTGCTTTGAGGTATTTTTGATCTCGGAGTCCAATCCCCTTCTTCTTCTGAAAGATGCCCGCAGACTCCGCAGACCTGATTCCTGGCTCCCCAGGGCTGAACGCTGAAAATCTCAGCATCATTGTGTGCCGGAACAGCCAGGGGGCGGAGGTAAGGGGGAC
It encodes the following:
- a CDS encoding efflux RND transporter periplasmic adaptor subunit translates to MANEEQSGKSPTPPWEAKKVPSKRGLFRKIVLWSVGFGVLGLVIYGLRPRPTPVELAEVKRGPLTVHVMEEGKTRIRNRYIVAAPVTGSMRRVPLKAGDEVKAGETVLTLIEPGIAPLIDARTKAQADARIASTQAALQQASEGLEMTRTAARFAQANWDRVKSNATEGSISITDRDNIQREAEMRSREVRSQEFALKVAEYELTQAKAALLQMTSPGGDSTPVELRAPVSGRVLRVEQESAMIIAAGAPILEIGDVADLEVEAEILSRDAVLIRPGAPASIEQWGGDAPLKATVRRVEPAAFTKVSALGVEEQRVIVLCDLDPAGLKGTPLGDRFRVEVRVAVWHEDDVLQVPSGALFREGSVWRTFVFDQDKARVTTVETGRSDGKWTQVIQGLKAGDRVLMHPPDSVKDGTEVVARH
- a CDS encoding nitrilase-related carbon-nitrogen hydrolase; the encoded protein is MILDLLTFDPGHPCDSPAAFADEVVRVVRQSWDSGADLVLLPEFTWMGLEALMPQQPGDPSHYHTLSRLFWHTLVPSLRQRLDVPGKAAVLGTAPFADPDTHRIFNRAPILCQGQLSHQDKLHLTPWESVFSPGGILYLWEFQGFRIAVVICLDIEIPEISARLRGDGVDLILCPSATESILGVERVDRCASARAIELGCHVAVCHLTGKAQSELIDENIGRLALYSPSQAVFRHAPRWTETEVFTQGQHQLRVTLEKRPLEIMRRMHMETNPSHLGKDLAGHFTIHQVES
- the mscL gene encoding large conductance mechanosensitive channel protein MscL, translating into MSIVSEFKEFVMRGSIVDLAVGVVIGGAFGKLVDGVVKGVIGPVVEMVKGNDALPSFIQGVWDLGNGILNFLLLAAVVFFIFVKPINKIRALRAKPAEPAAPPPVPEDVQLLKEIRDLLKAR
- a CDS encoding NAD(P)/FAD-dependent oxidoreductase; its protein translation is MMENSPEVVIVGAGPAGCTLAALLAQRGIACVVFDDDKRPSLLVGESLIPGVVPVFRQLGIEERVAAMSTRKPGASFFVTDDGPRIHFSFKNVEGHLPPYSYNTPRPELDNLLRVRAEELGARFVHARATLEPSVENGQPTLRLSADSLAKAGLPPDAKPLLVDASGRARTFARSMNIPAVRGERDDIAYFAHFEDFDHDEVEPGQVIISVLRAGWSWRIPLPGRLSVGIVVNKAHAPTLGATAEERLENAIRQEPILAAKGSRARRVSPVMTYTNYQLLSQQGHGPGWVLLGDAYGFVDPMLSPGLFMSLEGARQLDECVFSKGTQILHNPAALARALDRYSRRIVEWHQAWTDLVRYFYDGRIFQIHLAGKNLAMKPSPFNIASVMERHSTFHIASMASGGYTRSGYSRSLMKMLSKYLVWQVPAAENFAVRNAWHPPLRAAA
- a CDS encoding DUF1080 domain-containing protein; the encoded protein is MKASLFVFLVLGACRVIAADAVSLFDGKSLAGWTGPDGAKPGAGWVVVDGELHLNGEKGGNLLSEKEYTNFALEWEWKVEEGGNNGIKYWVTKVGGKEWLGIEYQMIDDAKHPDGLKGGSHTTASIYDIKAPAADKPLNPPGQWNSSRVVVQDGKIEHWLNGKLVCAADTTTDAWKTMIAGSKFKSKEGFAPGKGRIMLTDHHDKVWMRGLKITEK
- a CDS encoding aminotransferase class IV; the protein is MNPSQFIWLNGRLQSLEEARLSPLDHGLLVGDGVFETLVARGGRPFAAREHYARLQRSCDVTGLHCISEEVFEESMREVMAANGLVDARVRVTLTSGDGPLGSDRGAGRGTVLVVATPLKPWPPTENVQLAPWTRNSRGALAGVKSVSYGENVRALMYAKERGCGEALVVNESNQLCEGTGSNVFVVLEGRLLTPPLSSGCLAGITRQLVLEACVKEGIVCLEEDLPAVVLEECEEAFLTSSTRDVHPIAGLNGRSLKAPGPVTLAVQQAFARQYGLG
- a CDS encoding GNAT family N-acetyltransferase, which codes for MLRLITVQGKQIEPYLDALGALRITVFRDYPYLYDGSLDYERDYLKVYLEAERSLAVLAIHGDAVVGATTCMPMADEGPEFQEAFVKAGHDISRICYLGESILLPQYRGRGLGRQFFKHRENHARSLSLGLTTFCAVDRPQDHPLRPQDYRPLDDFWISQGYQKQPGMQATFHWKEVHEAAESAKTLTFWTKELK